A single Flavobacterium sp. 1 DNA region contains:
- a CDS encoding SRPBCC family protein, whose amino-acid sequence MTTINLTTKIKASIQTVFDVSRNIDIHQQSASKSKEKAIAGITSELINFNETVTWQGKHFGFYLTHKSRITAMSFYNYFVDEMEEGKFKTFKHEHFFEEENRITTMTDKLQYETPFGIIGKLFDYFLLKNHLTNFLLNRNNILKRIAEN is encoded by the coding sequence ATGACAACCATAAACCTTACAACAAAAATTAAAGCTTCAATACAAACTGTTTTTGACGTATCTCGAAATATAGACATTCATCAGCAATCAGCTAGCAAATCAAAAGAGAAAGCAATTGCCGGCATCACTTCAGAATTAATAAACTTCAACGAAACAGTAACCTGGCAGGGGAAACATTTCGGATTTTATCTCACACACAAAAGCAGAATTACAGCTATGTCCTTTTACAATTATTTTGTTGATGAAATGGAAGAAGGAAAATTCAAAACCTTCAAACACGAACATTTTTTTGAAGAAGAAAACAGAATTACTACAATGACGGACAAATTGCAATATGAAACTCCATTTGGTATTATTGGAAAATTATTTGATTACTTTCTTTTAAAAAATCACCTAACTAATTTTCTTTTGAATAGAAATAATATACTTAAACGAATAGCAGAAAATTAA
- a CDS encoding DUF1842 domain-containing protein: MSDLLAGAYLAKGTIGNVGTPGAPIAAFSLVVVPSQHSVSGTVVITQAINGPDSHIVVQVKGRIYSTGIGSYTQVVSLQGQYVHSVPPPAIGSFLAEFNAHLAIDNAWNGKGGFSYYQHQIENVPVTAAKKLKEELV; this comes from the coding sequence ATGTCAGATTTATTAGCAGGTGCTTATTTAGCAAAAGGCACAATCGGAAATGTTGGAACACCAGGTGCTCCTATCGCGGCATTTAGTTTAGTAGTTGTGCCATCACAGCACTCGGTATCAGGTACAGTTGTAATTACACAAGCAATAAATGGTCCTGATAGCCATATCGTTGTTCAGGTAAAAGGAAGAATATATTCTACAGGAATTGGAAGCTATACTCAGGTAGTGAGCTTACAAGGACAATACGTACATTCTGTTCCTCCACCTGCAATTGGTTCTTTCTTAGCAGAATTCAATGCTCATTTGGCTATTGATAATGCTTGGAACGGAAAAGGAGGCTTCTCTTACTACCAACACCAAATTGAAAATGTACCAGTTACAGCGGCAAAAAAATTAAAAGAAGAATTGGTATAA
- a CDS encoding ATP-binding protein, with translation MIIRSLIDRIRDRLNKGKAIVLVGPRQVGKTTLINALLKDISYLFLDGDDSVVMDTLSNANTETLKSIIGDYKYVFIDEVQRIPNIGLKLKIIVDQIKDVQVIVSGSSVLNIHNLTQEPLTGRKFEFQMFPISWTEFENNVGYIKAQQQLELRLLYGMYPDVINNFGNEYEILKNLVSSYLYKDILALTGIRKSEVLEKILQALALQIGSEVSYNEIAQLVGVDKNTVSNYIDLLEKSFVIFKLNSFSRNVRNEIKSNRKIYFYDNGVRNMLIGNFNFLEFRQDKGALWENFLISERMKVLSYQNSVAKPYFWRTTQQQEIDYIETVADEVNAYEFKWKAKKVKLSKTFSDNYKGSFTVVTVENFREFLKI, from the coding sequence ATGATAATAAGGAGTTTAATAGATAGAATAAGGGATAGGCTGAATAAAGGAAAGGCTATTGTTCTTGTCGGGCCTCGTCAGGTGGGGAAAACGACCTTGATAAATGCTTTGTTAAAGGATATTTCGTATTTGTTTTTGGATGGAGATGATTCGGTGGTAATGGATACTTTATCGAATGCTAATACAGAAACTTTAAAGAGCATTATAGGTGATTACAAATATGTGTTTATTGATGAGGTACAGCGTATTCCAAACATTGGTTTGAAACTAAAAATCATTGTGGATCAAATAAAAGATGTTCAGGTGATTGTGAGCGGTTCTTCGGTATTGAATATTCACAATCTGACGCAGGAACCGCTCACTGGAAGAAAATTTGAATTCCAAATGTTTCCTATTTCTTGGACAGAATTTGAAAATAATGTGGGTTACATCAAAGCACAACAGCAATTGGAATTGCGGTTGTTATACGGAATGTATCCGGATGTAATCAATAATTTTGGGAATGAGTATGAGATTCTGAAAAACTTGGTGTCGAGTTATTTATACAAAGATATTCTGGCTTTGACTGGTATTCGAAAATCCGAAGTATTAGAAAAAATTCTGCAGGCTTTGGCATTGCAAATTGGAAGCGAAGTGAGTTACAACGAAATTGCACAATTAGTGGGTGTTGATAAAAATACAGTCAGTAATTATATTGATTTGCTTGAAAAAAGTTTTGTGATTTTTAAACTGAACAGTTTCAGCCGAAATGTTAGAAATGAAATTAAATCCAACAGAAAAATATATTTCTATGACAATGGTGTTCGGAATATGCTGATAGGGAATTTTAATTTTTTGGAGTTCCGTCAGGATAAAGGAGCGCTTTGGGAGAACTTCCTAATTTCAGAGCGAATGAAAGTATTGAGTTATCAAAACAGTGTAGCGAAACCTTATTTTTGGCGTACCACACAACAACAAGAAATTGATTATATCGAAACCGTTGCCGATGAAGTCAATGCCTATGAGTTCAAATGGAAAGCTAAAAAAGTGAAATTGTCTAAAACTTTTTCGGACAATTATAAAGGGAGTTTTACAGTTGTGACTGTAGAGAATTTTAGGGAGTTTTTGAAGATTTAG
- the gcvP gene encoding aminomethyl-transferring glycine dehydrogenase, giving the protein MRTDAFALRHIGPRETDLQHMLKTIGVESIEQLVYETLPDDIRLKAPLNLDPAMTEYEFSNHIQQLGNKNKIFKTYIGLGYNAAIVPAVIQRNVFENPGWYTAYTPYQAEIAQGRLEAILNFQTTVIELTGMEIANASLLDEGTAAAEAMALLLDVRSRDQKKNNVNKFFVSEEILPQTLSVLQTRATPIGVELVIGNHEAFDFSAEFFGAILQYPGKYGQVYDYTAFIEKAAASEIKVAVAADILSLAKLTPPGEMGAAVVVGTTQRFGIPLGYGGPHAAYFATKEEFKRSMPGRIIGVTVDTNGNRALRMALQTREQHIKRDKATSNICTAQVLLSVMAGMYAVYHGPKGLQYIANKVHALAATLANELQKLGVQQINSAFFDTILVKADAKKVKAAAEANEVNFYYADENTISISLNETTSVSDVNDIISIFAEALSLEATTISELTETNHFPESLNRTSAFLEHDVFNKHHSETALMRYIKMLERKDLALNHSMISLGSCTMKLNAAAEMLPLSNPNWNNIHPFAPLDQAQGYQEMLKKLEEQLNVITGFAGTTLQPNSGAQGEYAGLMVIRAYHLSRGDDHRNIALIPSSAHGTNPASAAMAGMKVVVTKTLENGNIDVEDLREKAILHKDNLSCLMVTYPSTHGVFESAIQEITQLIHDNGGQVYMDGANMNAQVGLTNPATIGADVCHLNLHKTFAIPHGGGGPGVGPICVAPQLVPFLPGNPVIPTGGETAITAISAAPWGSALVCLISYGYISMLGAEGLKSATEHAILNANYIKEKLNGHYDTLYSGEMGRAAHEMILECRPFKQKGIEVTDIAKRLMDYGFHAPTVSFPVAGTLMIEPTESENLEELDRFCDAMISIRKEIEAATIEDSNNVLKNSPHTLAMLTTETWNFPYTREQAAFPLDYIAENKFWPSVRRADDAYGDRNLVCSCAPIEAYMES; this is encoded by the coding sequence ATGAGAACAGATGCTTTTGCTTTAAGACACATTGGTCCAAGAGAAACAGATCTTCAACACATGTTAAAAACCATTGGAGTTGAATCGATCGAACAACTTGTTTACGAAACACTTCCGGACGACATTCGTTTGAAAGCACCTTTAAACTTAGATCCGGCAATGACCGAATATGAATTTTCAAACCATATTCAACAATTAGGAAATAAAAATAAAATCTTCAAAACCTACATCGGATTAGGATATAACGCAGCAATCGTTCCTGCAGTTATCCAAAGAAATGTTTTTGAAAACCCAGGTTGGTACACGGCATATACTCCGTATCAGGCTGAAATCGCTCAAGGCCGTCTTGAAGCAATCTTAAATTTCCAGACTACGGTTATCGAATTAACAGGAATGGAAATCGCAAATGCTTCTTTATTAGACGAAGGTACTGCTGCTGCCGAAGCAATGGCTTTATTGCTGGACGTTCGTTCTCGTGATCAAAAGAAAAACAACGTAAATAAATTTTTCGTTTCCGAAGAAATTTTACCTCAAACCCTTTCTGTATTACAAACTCGTGCTACTCCAATCGGGGTTGAATTAGTTATTGGAAACCACGAAGCATTTGATTTCTCTGCTGAATTCTTCGGAGCTATTTTACAATACCCTGGAAAATACGGACAGGTTTACGATTATACCGCTTTTATTGAAAAAGCTGCTGCAAGCGAAATTAAAGTAGCCGTTGCTGCTGATATTTTAAGTTTGGCAAAATTAACGCCTCCTGGAGAAATGGGAGCTGCAGTTGTAGTTGGAACAACACAGCGTTTCGGAATTCCGTTAGGATACGGCGGACCACACGCTGCTTATTTTGCAACCAAAGAAGAATTCAAACGCTCTATGCCGGGAAGAATCATCGGTGTGACTGTTGATACTAACGGAAATCGTGCATTACGTATGGCACTGCAGACTCGTGAGCAGCATATTAAACGTGATAAAGCAACTTCAAATATTTGTACAGCGCAGGTTTTGCTTTCTGTTATGGCAGGAATGTATGCCGTTTATCACGGACCAAAAGGACTGCAGTATATAGCTAATAAAGTACACGCATTAGCGGCTACTTTGGCAAACGAATTGCAAAAATTAGGTGTACAGCAAATTAACTCAGCTTTCTTTGACACAATTTTAGTTAAAGCTGATGCTAAAAAAGTAAAAGCAGCTGCCGAGGCTAACGAAGTGAATTTTTATTACGCTGACGAAAACACAATCTCCATTTCATTAAATGAAACCACAAGCGTTTCTGATGTAAATGACATTATTTCGATTTTTGCGGAAGCATTATCATTAGAAGCAACAACAATATCTGAATTAACAGAAACTAATCATTTCCCAGAATCATTAAACAGAACATCCGCTTTCTTGGAGCATGATGTTTTCAATAAACACCATTCGGAAACTGCTTTGATGCGTTACATCAAAATGTTAGAGCGCAAAGATTTAGCACTAAATCACTCGATGATTTCGCTGGGTTCCTGCACGATGAAATTGAACGCTGCAGCCGAAATGCTACCGTTAAGCAACCCCAACTGGAACAACATTCACCCTTTTGCACCACTTGATCAAGCACAGGGATATCAGGAAATGCTAAAAAAACTAGAAGAGCAGTTAAACGTTATTACTGGTTTTGCTGGTACAACTTTACAGCCAAATTCTGGTGCGCAGGGAGAATATGCAGGACTTATGGTAATTCGAGCCTACCACTTATCACGCGGAGATGATCACAGAAATATCGCTTTGATTCCATCATCTGCTCACGGAACAAATCCTGCTTCTGCAGCTATGGCCGGTATGAAAGTGGTGGTTACAAAAACGCTGGAAAACGGAAATATCGACGTAGAAGATTTACGCGAAAAAGCAATTCTTCACAAAGACAATTTATCTTGTTTGATGGTAACGTATCCATCTACGCACGGTGTTTTTGAAAGCGCTATTCAGGAAATTACACAATTAATTCACGATAACGGCGGACAAGTTTATATGGACGGTGCCAACATGAATGCACAGGTTGGATTAACAAATCCGGCAACTATTGGTGCAGACGTTTGTCACTTAAACCTACATAAAACATTCGCAATCCCTCACGGTGGCGGAGGTCCTGGAGTTGGCCCTATTTGCGTAGCACCGCAATTAGTTCCTTTCTTGCCTGGAAATCCGGTAATCCCGACAGGAGGAGAAACAGCTATTACGGCTATTTCTGCAGCTCCTTGGGGTTCTGCTTTGGTATGTTTGATTTCTTACGGATATATTTCGATGTTAGGTGCCGAAGGCTTAAAGAGCGCTACAGAACACGCCATCTTAAATGCAAACTACATCAAAGAAAAATTAAACGGTCATTACGACACCTTATATTCTGGCGAAATGGGTCGTGCTGCTCACGAAATGATTTTGGAATGCCGTCCTTTCAAACAAAAGGGAATCGAGGTTACCGATATCGCAAAACGTTTGATGGATTACGGTTTCCACGCACCTACAGTATCTTTCCCAGTTGCTGGAACTTTAATGATCGAGCCAACCGAAAGTGAAAACCTTGAAGAATTAGACCGTTTTTGTGACGCCATGATTTCAATCCGAAAAGAAATCGAAGCCGCAACAATCGAAGACAGTAATAATGTATTGAAAAATTCTCCTCACACCTTAGCAATGCTAACAACCGAGACTTGGAATTTCCCTTACACTAGAGAACAAGCCGCTTTCCCATTAGATTATATCGCCGAAAACAAATTCTGGCCTTCTGTGCGCAGAGCCGATGACGCTTACGGAGACAGAAACCTAGTTTGCAGCTGTGCACCAATCGAAGCTTACATGGAAAGCTAA
- a CDS encoding transposase, producing the protein MYYYGVKLHALAFRRENRIPFPEEIQITPASVNDLTVFKEVWSTKEDRIFFGDKIYQNKEFFSDFEKEKNSV; encoded by the coding sequence ATGTATTACTATGGGGTAAAACTTCATGCGTTAGCTTTTAGACGAGAAAATAGAATTCCTTTTCCCGAGGAGATACAAATTACTCCAGCATCTGTCAATGATTTAACCGTATTCAAAGAAGTATGGTCAACTAAAGAAGATAGAATCTTTTTTGGTGATAAAATCTATCAAAATAAAGAGTTCTTTTCTGATTTTGAGAAAGAAAAAAACTCTGTTTGA
- a CDS encoding glycosyltransferase family protein, whose protein sequence is MKIFYAIQATGNGHISRAIQLYPYLQKFGEVDFFLSGNNASLDINLPIKFKSEGCSLHYSKCGGLNYWDIAKNVKPRQIYKDANILPLKNYDVVINDFDSITSLACKMQKVHSVQFGHQASFQSPLTPRPNKKNLMGEMILKHYAPSPKNIGLHFDKYDDFIFPPVIKDEIVNADPKNKGHISVYLPSFQQDCLEKAFNKLPNLKFHWFLNSVQTKHTIKNITYYPVNQAFFNKSLINCEGIITGGGFETPAEALYLGKKILSIPIRKHYEQECNVAALKKLGVPVLYDIGDDFDLIIESWLDSPIKYPTMKANNINETLQFLFDTYND, encoded by the coding sequence ATGAAAATATTTTACGCAATTCAGGCAACAGGCAACGGACACATTAGCAGGGCCATACAATTATATCCTTATCTGCAAAAATTTGGGGAGGTTGATTTTTTCTTAAGCGGCAACAATGCCAGTCTTGATATTAATTTGCCGATAAAATTCAAAAGCGAGGGATGCAGTCTGCATTACAGCAAATGCGGTGGTTTGAATTACTGGGATATTGCCAAGAATGTAAAGCCAAGGCAAATATATAAAGACGCCAATATACTGCCTTTAAAAAACTATGATGTAGTCATCAATGATTTTGATTCCATCACGTCACTGGCGTGCAAAATGCAAAAAGTACATTCCGTACAATTTGGACATCAAGCCAGTTTTCAATCGCCATTAACTCCCAGACCCAACAAAAAAAACCTTATGGGCGAAATGATTCTAAAACATTATGCCCCTTCGCCAAAAAACATTGGCTTGCATTTTGATAAATATGATGATTTTATTTTCCCTCCCGTTATCAAAGACGAAATTGTAAATGCCGATCCAAAAAACAAAGGCCATATCAGTGTCTATCTGCCATCGTTTCAGCAGGATTGTTTAGAAAAAGCCTTCAATAAACTTCCTAATCTAAAATTTCATTGGTTTTTAAATAGCGTACAAACCAAGCACACCATAAAAAACATTACTTACTACCCTGTAAATCAAGCATTCTTCAACAAAAGTCTTATAAACTGTGAAGGAATTATCACAGGTGGAGGCTTCGAAACACCTGCTGAAGCCTTATATCTGGGCAAAAAAATACTTTCAATTCCTATCCGAAAACATTATGAGCAAGAATGCAATGTGGCGGCGCTCAAAAAACTGGGCGTTCCAGTATTGTATGATATTGGCGATGACTTCGATTTAATCATCGAAAGCTGGCTAGATTCGCCAATAAAGTACCCAACCATGAAAGCCAATAATATCAATGAAACCCTGCAGTTTTTATTTGATACTTATAATGATTAA
- a CDS encoding UDP-2,3-diacylglucosamine diphosphatase — MKRRRKIPLVVLSDVHLGTYGCQAKELLQYLKSINPHTLVLNGDIIDMWSFTKSYFPASHMNVLRQIIKMSNLGTRVIYITGNHDEALRKYSDFILGNFELVDKLILDLDGKKTWIFHGDVFDSSTQGYAKILAKLGGKGYDLLILINSLINWFLGLLGKEKRSYSKMIKDSVKKAVSFISNFETTAAEIAIQKKYSYVVCGHIHKPQMKEIENEHGKVLYLNSGDWIENLTALEYKKQKWSLYHYKKEHYTGSDSTEEKEINDIVNKILS, encoded by the coding sequence ATGAAAAGACGAAGAAAAATTCCGCTGGTAGTTTTAAGTGATGTCCACTTAGGAACTTACGGATGCCAAGCCAAAGAATTACTGCAGTATTTAAAATCAATAAACCCTCACACATTGGTTTTAAATGGAGACATCATCGACATGTGGAGTTTTACCAAAAGCTATTTTCCGGCATCACACATGAATGTATTGAGACAGATTATAAAAATGTCAAACCTCGGCACTCGGGTAATCTATATTACTGGAAATCACGATGAAGCGTTACGTAAATATTCCGATTTTATTCTAGGTAATTTCGAATTAGTAGATAAACTTATTCTGGATTTAGACGGAAAAAAAACATGGATTTTTCACGGAGACGTATTCGATTCTTCGACTCAGGGTTATGCTAAAATATTGGCCAAACTAGGCGGAAAAGGCTATGATTTATTAATTCTGATTAACAGTCTGATAAACTGGTTTTTGGGACTCTTAGGCAAAGAGAAAAGAAGCTATTCTAAAATGATTAAAGACAGCGTGAAGAAGGCTGTTTCCTTTATATCTAATTTTGAAACTACTGCTGCTGAAATCGCCATCCAAAAGAAATACAGTTATGTCGTTTGCGGACACATTCACAAACCTCAAATGAAAGAAATTGAAAATGAACACGGAAAAGTATTGTATTTAAATAGCGGTGATTGGATAGAAAACCTTACGGCATTAGAATATAAGAAACAAAAATGGAGCCTTTACCATTATAAAAAAGAACACTACACAGGCTCTGATTCTACTGAGGAAAAAGAGATAAATGACATTGTCAACAAAATTCTTTCCTGA